A window of the Thermoleophilia bacterium SCSIO 60948 genome harbors these coding sequences:
- a CDS encoding DUF2511 domain-containing protein, whose translation MIARAAVAALSVLLALCLAACADEDGVDQSPDVPDPPPSEVVSEADLGESWPLIPSEATVSCVGGGDGAKLAIEADGITYGLDEAGERTYAPISPILAGDPADPASREALEPLAEIARQLCE comes from the coding sequence GTGATCGCCCGAGCGGCCGTGGCCGCGCTCTCCGTGCTCCTCGCGCTCTGCCTCGCGGCCTGCGCGGACGAGGACGGCGTCGACCAGAGCCCCGACGTTCCCGACCCGCCGCCGAGCGAGGTCGTGAGCGAGGCCGACCTCGGCGAGAGCTGGCCCCTGATCCCGAGCGAGGCGACGGTCTCGTGCGTCGGCGGGGGCGACGGCGCCAAGCTCGCGATCGAGGCCGACGGGATCACGTACGGGCTCGACGAGGCGGGCGAGCGCACCTACGCGCCGATCTCGCCGATCCTCGCGGGCGACCCCGCCGACCCGGCGTCGCGCGAGGCGCTCGAACCGCTCGCCGAGATCGCGCGACAACTCTGCGAGTGA
- a CDS encoding ABC transporter ATP-binding protein has product MRTDSLGVSFRVRGGDARALDGVSLDWRRGEILGVVGESGCGKSTLARALMGLVPVSGGGMELEGEEVSGRRDLSRVRNRVQMIFQDPYQTLNPRQRVRRIIAEPLVVQDVAKDEHAERVGRAMNDVGLDPERFGESFPHELSGGQRQRVAIAAALVLEPDGLICDEPVSMLDVSVRSQILAVLLELRRRRGLGLLFITHDLSLAWSFCDRIVVMYLGRVVEQGDAAAVIERPTHPYTQALVDAIPVPVPGGGGERDLLAGELPDPTRIPSGCRFNPRCPRSFETCERVDPRLVPSGPRDQLAACLLHDPEHAPGSGRTEPGG; this is encoded by the coding sequence ATGCGCACCGACTCGCTCGGCGTCTCGTTCCGCGTCCGCGGCGGCGACGCGCGCGCGCTCGACGGCGTCTCGCTCGACTGGCGGCGGGGCGAGATCCTCGGCGTCGTCGGCGAGTCCGGCTGCGGCAAGTCGACGCTCGCGCGGGCGCTGATGGGACTCGTCCCGGTGAGTGGGGGAGGGATGGAGCTCGAGGGCGAGGAGGTCTCGGGGCGCCGCGACCTCTCGCGGGTGCGAAACCGCGTTCAGATGATCTTCCAGGACCCCTACCAGACGCTCAATCCGCGCCAGCGCGTGCGCCGGATCATCGCCGAGCCCCTCGTGGTCCAGGACGTCGCGAAGGACGAGCACGCAGAGCGCGTCGGGCGGGCGATGAACGACGTCGGACTCGACCCGGAGCGCTTCGGCGAGAGCTTCCCGCACGAGCTCTCAGGCGGTCAGCGCCAGCGAGTCGCGATCGCAGCCGCGCTCGTGCTCGAGCCCGACGGTCTGATCTGCGACGAGCCGGTCTCGATGCTCGACGTCTCGGTCCGCTCGCAGATCCTCGCCGTCCTGCTCGAGCTGCGCCGCCGTCGCGGGCTCGGACTGCTGTTCATCACCCACGACCTCAGCCTCGCCTGGTCGTTCTGCGATCGGATCGTCGTCATGTACCTCGGCCGCGTCGTCGAGCAGGGCGACGCGGCGGCGGTCATCGAGCGCCCGACCCATCCCTACACCCAGGCGCTCGTCGACGCGATCCCGGTCCCGGTGCCCGGCGGCGGCGGCGAGCGCGATCTGCTCGCCGGCGAGCTTCCCGACCCGACGCGGATCCCATCGGGCTGCCGCTTCAACCCGCGCTGCCCGCGGAGCTTCGAGACCTGCGAGCGGGTCGACCCGCGGCTCGTGCCCTCCGGGCCGCGCGACCAGCTCGCCGCCTGCCTGCTCCACGACCCCGAGCACGCGCCCGGCTCCGGGAGGACCGAACCCGGTGGCTGA
- a CDS encoding glutathione-dependent formaldehyde dehydrogenase, translated as MKAVTWQGKRDVRVDEVPDPSIEQPSDAIIKVTSSGICGSDLHLYETFGPFMGAGDILGHEPMGVVEEVGSDVGDLAVGDRVVIPFQISCGHCLMCSDGLQTQCETTQVYDQGTGAALFGFSKLYGEVPGGQAEYLRVPQAQYTHIKVPEEGPDDRFVLLSDVLPTAWQSVEYAQIPDDGTVVVLGLGPIGDMAARIAAHRGHRVIGVDLVPERLARAAARGVETLDLSEHDDDLGDVVRELTEGRGPHSVIDAVGMEAHGGTVERAAQNVANLVPDKLGAMMMSKVGVDSMAAINSAVDMVRRGGTISLIGVYAGAADPMPMVTLFDKQVTLKMGQANVKRWAPDILELLADGDPLGAEGFATHHISLDEVPDAYEKFQKKQDGMIKAIINP; from the coding sequence GTGAAAGCCGTCACCTGGCAGGGCAAGCGCGACGTTCGCGTCGACGAAGTGCCCGATCCGTCCATCGAGCAACCATCCGACGCGATCATCAAGGTCACGTCGAGCGGGATCTGTGGATCCGACCTCCATCTCTACGAGACCTTCGGCCCGTTCATGGGCGCCGGAGACATCCTCGGCCACGAGCCGATGGGGGTGGTCGAGGAGGTCGGGAGCGACGTCGGCGACCTCGCGGTCGGCGACCGCGTGGTCATCCCCTTCCAGATCTCCTGCGGCCACTGCCTGATGTGCTCGGACGGGCTGCAGACCCAGTGCGAGACGACGCAGGTCTACGACCAGGGAACGGGTGCCGCCCTGTTCGGGTTCTCGAAGCTCTATGGCGAGGTCCCCGGCGGCCAGGCCGAGTACCTGCGCGTCCCCCAGGCCCAGTACACGCACATCAAGGTGCCCGAGGAGGGGCCCGACGATCGCTTCGTGCTGCTCTCGGACGTGCTGCCGACCGCGTGGCAGTCGGTCGAGTACGCGCAGATTCCCGACGACGGCACCGTCGTCGTCCTCGGTCTCGGCCCGATCGGCGACATGGCGGCACGGATCGCCGCGCACCGCGGCCACCGGGTGATCGGCGTCGACCTCGTGCCCGAACGGTTGGCGAGGGCCGCCGCCCGCGGCGTCGAGACGCTCGACCTGAGCGAGCACGATGACGATCTCGGAGACGTCGTCCGCGAGCTGACCGAGGGCCGCGGGCCGCACTCGGTGATCGACGCGGTCGGCATGGAGGCCCATGGCGGTACGGTCGAGAGGGCGGCGCAGAACGTCGCCAACCTGGTGCCAGACAAGCTCGGCGCGATGATGATGTCGAAGGTCGGCGTCGACTCGATGGCAGCGATCAACAGCGCCGTCGACATGGTGCGCCGCGGTGGGACGATCTCGTTGATCGGCGTCTATGCCGGCGCGGCGGACCCGATGCCGATGGTGACCCTGTTCGACAAGCAGGTGACGCTCAAGATGGGCCAGGCGAACGTCAAGCGCTGGGCGCCGGACATCCTCGAGCTGCTCGCCGACGGCGATCCGCTCGGCGCCGAGGGGTTCGCCACGCATCACATCTCCCTCGACGAGGTGCCCGACGCCTACGAGAAGTTCCAGAAGAAGCAGGACGGGATGATCAAGGCGATCATCAACCCGTAA
- a CDS encoding STAS/SEC14 domain-containing protein, whose amino-acid sequence MIEVIDGMPPGTMGFRCEDGDVRPIDLRNVMMPSIRRVVRARERLRILVVAGDGFEGVDRAAIWERAKHAWDLGDRDFDLLDRLAVATDVPWIRRGVGSFGWMAPGEVRVFELGEVTRAQRWVARD is encoded by the coding sequence GTGATCGAGGTGATCGACGGGATGCCCCCGGGGACGATGGGGTTTCGCTGCGAGGACGGCGACGTACGCCCGATCGATCTGCGAAACGTGATGATGCCCTCGATCCGCCGCGTGGTGAGGGCGCGCGAGCGGCTGCGGATCCTCGTCGTCGCGGGCGACGGCTTCGAGGGCGTCGATCGCGCCGCGATCTGGGAGCGCGCGAAGCACGCCTGGGACCTCGGCGACCGCGACTTCGACCTGCTCGACAGGCTGGCGGTCGCGACAGACGTGCCGTGGATCCGGCGCGGCGTCGGCTCTTTCGGCTGGATGGCGCCGGGTGAGGTCCGGGTGTTCGAGCTCGGCGAGGTGACTCGCGCCCAGCGCTGGGTCGCCCGCGATTAG
- a CDS encoding YeeE/YedE family protein, translated as MTAAALGLGLGLAFGWLMASGRVCFNSAVREATLERQPHLLRIFGLMLGFSLLVLAALHALGVAPLDAAIAAGTPPLAVSGQLLGGVVFGAGMALAGGCITGILWRTGAGSIATAIAIAGFAAGELLARGPLADAVASLAGDSRTGGLAELTGVDYAVLAPLVGLAILGVLLGRSRDGLRLGAALGLVAALAWVVADLAGYGYGLGFAGSAQGTLDAIETGGALPFQLWLAIGVLAAGALVIRGPLRMPDGARAGRALAGGLAMGLGATLAGACNIGHAVTGLGLLSVGSLVATLAMAAGVVAVATFMRSRPQLRGTERPVSA; from the coding sequence ATGACCGCCGCTGCGCTGGGGCTCGGGCTCGGGCTGGCGTTCGGCTGGCTGATGGCGAGCGGCCGTGTCTGCTTCAACTCGGCGGTCCGCGAGGCCACGCTCGAGCGCCAGCCGCACCTGCTGCGCATCTTCGGTCTGATGCTCGGCTTCTCACTCCTCGTGCTGGCGGCGCTCCATGCGCTCGGGGTCGCCCCGCTCGACGCGGCGATCGCAGCCGGGACGCCGCCACTCGCGGTGTCGGGCCAGCTCCTCGGCGGAGTCGTCTTCGGGGCGGGAATGGCGCTCGCGGGCGGATGCATCACCGGCATCCTCTGGCGGACGGGCGCCGGCTCGATCGCGACCGCGATCGCGATCGCCGGGTTCGCGGCCGGCGAGCTCCTGGCCCGGGGTCCGCTCGCCGATGCGGTCGCGTCGCTCGCCGGAGACTCGCGCACCGGCGGCCTCGCCGAGCTGACCGGGGTCGATTACGCGGTGCTCGCGCCGCTCGTCGGCCTGGCGATCCTCGGCGTGCTCCTCGGACGGAGCCGCGACGGCCTGCGGCTGGGGGCGGCGCTCGGCCTGGTCGCCGCCCTCGCCTGGGTCGTGGCCGATCTCGCCGGCTACGGCTACGGGCTCGGCTTCGCGGGGTCGGCGCAGGGCACGCTCGACGCGATCGAGACGGGCGGCGCGTTGCCGTTCCAGCTCTGGCTGGCGATCGGGGTCCTCGCCGCCGGCGCGCTCGTGATCCGAGGCCCCCTGCGGATGCCCGACGGCGCTCGCGCGGGCCGGGCCCTGGCGGGCGGCCTGGCGATGGGCCTCGGCGCGACGCTCGCCGGCGCCTGCAACATCGGCCACGCGGTCACCGGCCTCGGCCTGCTCTCGGTCGGCTCGCTCGTCGCGACCCTCGCGATGGCGGCCGGGGTCGTCGCGGTGGCGACGTTCATGCGCTCGCGGCCGCAGCTCCGCGGCACCGAGCGCCCCGTCTCCGCCTAG
- a CDS encoding alpha/beta fold hydrolase encodes MSADATYRTPDERFAALPGFDHEPIYEQIDGLRMARVESGEGAPVLFLHGEPTWSYLWRDVIGPVAEAGHRCICPDLIGFGRSDKPTDVGWYSFERHFRFVEALVERLDLTDATVVVHDWGGPIGLRLAAEHPERISRIVAMDTGLFTGEQAMSDAWFQFRNFVERTEDLPISLLVRNATARGIDDEVAAAFDAPFPNPESKAGARAFPLILPTAPDAPGAAEGRATRDALRDDDRPKLAIWADSDPIIPFEVGERFAASLGAEGPVKIERASHFLQLDAGEEIGRRVADWLGRSG; translated from the coding sequence ATGAGCGCCGACGCGACGTACCGCACCCCCGACGAGCGCTTCGCGGCGCTGCCGGGCTTCGACCACGAACCGATCTACGAACAGATCGACGGCCTGCGGATGGCGCGGGTCGAGAGCGGCGAGGGCGCTCCGGTCCTGTTCCTGCACGGCGAGCCGACGTGGTCGTACCTGTGGCGCGACGTGATCGGTCCGGTCGCCGAAGCCGGCCACCGCTGCATCTGCCCGGACCTGATCGGCTTCGGGCGCTCCGACAAGCCGACCGACGTCGGCTGGTACTCCTTCGAGCGCCACTTCCGCTTCGTGGAAGCCCTCGTCGAGCGACTCGACCTGACCGATGCGACGGTCGTCGTCCACGACTGGGGCGGGCCGATCGGGCTGCGGCTCGCGGCAGAGCATCCCGAGCGGATCAGCCGGATCGTCGCCATGGACACGGGACTGTTCACCGGCGAGCAGGCGATGTCCGACGCCTGGTTTCAGTTCCGCAACTTCGTCGAGCGGACCGAGGACCTGCCGATCTCGCTGCTGGTCCGAAACGCGACCGCGCGGGGGATCGACGACGAGGTGGCGGCGGCCTTCGACGCGCCGTTCCCGAACCCCGAGTCGAAGGCCGGGGCACGCGCCTTCCCGCTGATCCTGCCGACCGCGCCGGATGCGCCGGGCGCGGCCGAGGGCCGGGCGACCCGCGACGCGCTTCGCGACGACGACCGGCCGAAGCTCGCGATCTGGGCCGACTCGGATCCGATCATCCCGTTCGAGGTCGGCGAGCGGTTCGCGGCATCGCTCGGCGCCGAAGGGCCGGTGAAGATCGAGCGCGCCTCGCACTTCCTCCAGCTGGACGCCGGCGAAGAGATCGGCCGCCGGGTCGCGGACTGGCTCGGCCGCAGCGGCTGA
- a CDS encoding S58 family peptidase, whose product MAERWRALAGPIGVLPTGERNAITDVAGVRVGHSQSSAGERSGVTVVAPPRLPAAAGMDVVNGVGELVAGLDIAERGRIETPVYLCGTHALGTVTQAAIELSGRGPQDSVIPVVGECDDGDLADSRRIVPADVDAATAALGAAVAEGNVGAGTGMVCFGYPGGIGTASRRAGEHTVGVLALCNFGEREYLDLLGANLPPAPKLDLHGSCIAVCATDAPLDPLALRRLALRPLLGLARVGSYGSEGSGEIGLAFTTAEAGSPLGLDSLEALFAAAYESAHEAVLNCLVAARPAERIDGSMQEPFPTGLVRELAPARGGGERS is encoded by the coding sequence GTGGCTGAGCGCTGGCGCGCGCTCGCCGGTCCGATCGGCGTACTCCCGACGGGCGAGCGCAACGCGATCACCGACGTCGCCGGTGTGCGGGTCGGCCATTCGCAGTCCTCGGCCGGAGAGCGCTCGGGGGTCACGGTCGTCGCGCCGCCGCGGCTCCCCGCCGCGGCGGGCATGGACGTCGTCAACGGCGTCGGCGAGCTCGTCGCCGGCCTCGACATCGCTGAGCGCGGACGGATCGAGACGCCGGTCTACCTCTGCGGGACGCATGCCCTCGGGACGGTCACCCAGGCGGCGATCGAGCTCTCCGGGAGGGGCCCGCAGGACAGCGTGATCCCCGTCGTCGGCGAGTGCGACGACGGTGACCTCGCCGACTCGCGACGGATCGTCCCCGCCGACGTCGATGCGGCCACCGCCGCGCTCGGAGCCGCGGTCGCCGAGGGCAACGTAGGGGCGGGGACGGGAATGGTCTGCTTCGGCTACCCGGGCGGGATCGGCACGGCTTCGCGGCGCGCCGGGGAGCACACCGTCGGCGTCCTGGCGCTCTGCAACTTCGGCGAGCGTGAGTACCTCGACCTGCTCGGCGCGAACCTGCCGCCGGCGCCGAAGCTCGATCTCCACGGGTCCTGCATCGCCGTCTGCGCGACCGACGCGCCGCTCGACCCGCTCGCGCTCCGGCGCCTGGCGCTGCGGCCGCTGCTCGGGCTCGCCCGTGTCGGCTCCTACGGGTCCGAGGGCTCGGGCGAGATCGGGCTGGCCTTCACGACCGCGGAGGCCGGATCCCCGCTCGGCCTCGACTCGCTCGAGGCGCTGTTCGCGGCGGCGTATGAGTCGGCGCACGAGGCGGTCCTCAACTGCCTCGTCGCCGCGCGGCCCGCCGAGCGGATCGACGGCTCGATGCAGGAGCCGTTCCCGACCGGCCTCGTCCGCGAACTCGCGCCCGCGCGCGGCGGAGGTGAACGCTCTTGA
- a CDS encoding glutathione-dependent formaldehyde dehydrogenase has product MKAVVWHAVGDIRVDEVPDPKIEQPTDAIVRLTATAICGTDLHFVRGSMTPMKPGTILGHEGVGVVEELGEDVRNLEVGDRVVVASTIGCGSCNYCRAGYYAQCDEANPNGRTAGTSFFGGPKATGSFDGLQAEKARIPYANVGLVKLPDEVADDDALLVSDIFPTAWFGAKLAEIEDGDTVAVFGCGIVGLFSILSAQLQGAGRVFAVDQHADRLQQARRLGAEVVDFSREDPVETLRRLTGGSGPDRVIDAVGIDAETAGAERDPEFAGEVEEVAPETPAGESPFMPPGDAPSQALRWEVEAIAKAGTLSIIGVYSPDDETFPIGLAMGKNLTLKMGNCNHRRYIPELVGLVRSGAVKPSELITQVGDLSGAVEAFERFDEREEGWSKVALDPSA; this is encoded by the coding sequence GTGAAGGCAGTCGTATGGCACGCGGTGGGCGACATCAGGGTCGACGAGGTCCCCGATCCGAAGATCGAGCAGCCCACGGACGCGATCGTCAGGCTGACCGCGACAGCGATCTGCGGCACTGACCTGCATTTCGTCCGCGGCTCGATGACGCCGATGAAGCCCGGCACGATCCTCGGCCACGAAGGGGTCGGGGTCGTCGAGGAGCTCGGGGAGGACGTTCGCAACCTCGAGGTCGGCGATCGCGTCGTGGTCGCGTCGACGATCGGCTGCGGCTCGTGCAACTACTGCCGCGCCGGCTACTACGCCCAGTGCGACGAGGCGAATCCGAACGGCCGCACCGCTGGAACGTCGTTCTTCGGCGGGCCGAAGGCGACGGGGTCCTTCGACGGCCTCCAGGCTGAGAAGGCGAGGATCCCGTACGCGAACGTCGGCCTGGTCAAGCTTCCCGATGAGGTCGCTGACGACGACGCGCTGCTCGTCTCCGACATCTTCCCGACCGCCTGGTTCGGCGCCAAACTGGCCGAGATCGAGGACGGCGACACGGTCGCGGTGTTCGGCTGTGGGATCGTCGGCTTGTTCTCGATCCTGAGCGCGCAGCTCCAGGGCGCGGGCCGAGTGTTCGCCGTCGACCAGCACGCCGACCGGCTCCAGCAGGCCCGCCGGCTGGGCGCCGAGGTCGTCGACTTCTCGCGCGAGGATCCCGTCGAGACACTGCGCCGGCTCACCGGCGGCTCGGGGCCGGATCGGGTCATCGACGCGGTCGGCATCGACGCCGAGACCGCGGGTGCCGAGCGCGACCCGGAATTTGCCGGCGAGGTCGAGGAGGTCGCGCCCGAGACGCCCGCGGGTGAGTCGCCGTTCATGCCTCCGGGCGACGCTCCCTCACAGGCGCTCCGCTGGGAGGTCGAGGCGATCGCGAAGGCCGGCACGCTCTCGATCATCGGCGTCTATTCACCGGACGACGAGACGTTCCCGATCGGGCTGGCGATGGGCAAGAACCTGACCCTCAAGATGGGCAATTGCAACCACCGTCGCTACATCCCGGAGCTCGTCGGACTCGTCCGCAGTGGCGCCGTCAAGCCGAGCGAGCTGATCACGCAGGTCGGCGACCTGTCCGGCGCCGTCGAGGCGTTCGAGCGCTTCGACGAGCGCGAGGAGGGCTGGAGCAAGGTCGCGCTCGACCCGAGCGCTTGA
- a CDS encoding histidine phosphatase family protein — protein MTRRLHLLRHAKSSWDDASLADHDRPLNERGVSACELVARDLEAAGVEPGLVICSTAVRTRQTLELIGPGLGGEPELRFERGVYEAAAGELLELIADLGGEETELLVVGHNPATATLAAALAGAGDADALERMRQKFPTAARASLSFEGAWDQLEPGSATLEAFVRPRDLAS, from the coding sequence TTGACCAGGCGCCTTCACCTGCTTCGGCATGCGAAGTCGAGTTGGGACGACGCATCGCTGGCCGACCACGATCGGCCCCTGAACGAACGCGGTGTGAGCGCCTGCGAGCTCGTCGCCCGCGACCTCGAGGCGGCCGGGGTGGAACCGGGTCTCGTCATCTGTTCGACGGCGGTCCGCACGCGCCAGACGCTCGAGCTGATCGGCCCGGGGCTCGGAGGCGAGCCCGAGCTGCGCTTCGAACGGGGCGTCTACGAGGCGGCAGCCGGCGAGCTCCTGGAACTGATCGCCGATCTCGGCGGCGAGGAGACCGAGCTCCTGGTGGTCGGGCACAACCCCGCGACCGCGACGCTCGCAGCGGCGCTCGCCGGCGCGGGCGATGCCGACGCGCTCGAGCGGATGCGACAGAAGTTCCCGACCGCGGCGCGGGCCAGTCTCAGCTTCGAGGGGGCTTGGGACCAGCTCGAGCCGGGCTCGGCGACCCTCGAGGCGTTCGTGCGCCCGCGGGATCTGGCGAGCTGA
- a CDS encoding NAD(P)-dependent oxidoreductase — translation MSSLENRTVIMSGGSRGIGLAIAKKVAAEGANVAIIAKTDKPDPRLPGTIHTAADEIREAGGQALPIVGDVRDAESVAEAVARTAAEFGGIDIVVNNASAINLASMRDLELKRLDLMLDINLRGTWVLTKACLEHLRESDHAHVLSLSPPISANTRWLHGHSAYTVAKFGMTMVTLGVAFDEAEAPIAANTLWPRTLIATAAVQNLLGGEEAMRRARTPEIYADSAAAVLRRDPRECTGNQFIDDEVLAEEGITDLSGYQADPSGELQLDLFLEGWRES, via the coding sequence ATGAGCTCGCTCGAGAATCGCACCGTGATCATGTCCGGCGGCAGTCGCGGGATCGGCCTCGCGATCGCCAAGAAGGTCGCCGCCGAGGGCGCGAACGTCGCGATCATCGCCAAGACCGACAAGCCCGATCCACGGCTGCCGGGCACGATCCACACCGCCGCCGACGAGATCCGCGAGGCGGGCGGCCAGGCGCTGCCGATCGTCGGCGACGTCCGCGACGCCGAGTCGGTCGCCGAGGCGGTCGCGCGGACGGCGGCCGAGTTCGGCGGCATCGACATCGTCGTCAACAACGCGAGCGCGATCAACCTCGCCTCGATGCGCGACCTCGAGCTCAAGCGCCTCGACCTGATGCTCGACATCAACCTCCGCGGCACCTGGGTGCTGACCAAGGCCTGTCTCGAGCACCTGCGCGAGTCCGACCACGCCCACGTGCTGAGCCTCTCGCCGCCGATCTCGGCGAACACGCGCTGGCTCCACGGACACTCCGCCTACACGGTCGCGAAGTTCGGGATGACGATGGTGACGCTCGGCGTCGCCTTCGACGAGGCCGAGGCTCCGATCGCCGCGAACACGCTCTGGCCGCGGACGCTGATCGCCACCGCGGCGGTCCAGAACCTGCTCGGCGGCGAGGAGGCGATGCGCCGCGCCCGCACCCCCGAGATCTACGCCGACTCCGCCGCCGCGGTCCTGCGCCGCGACCCGCGCGAGTGCACCGGCAATCAGTTCATCGACGACGAGGTCCTCGCCGAGGAGGGGATCACCGACCTCTCCGGCTACCAGGCCGATCCGAGTGGCGAGCTCCAGCTCGACCTCTTCCTCGAGGGCTGGCGGGAGTCGTGA
- a CDS encoding M20/M25/M40 family metallo-hydrolase, producing the protein MSVADDLRDEVVELARRLIAVDTSNPPGGETRAAELLASYLRANGIEPELCGPDPERLNLVARVRGRDEAPSLLLMAHTDVVPAPPENWTVDPFEGVVRDGRLVGRGACDMKGELAARAVALAACARRGVPPAGDVVLIAEADEERNTAEVGMSWLVRGRPDLRADLAINEGGGSLYELTDGRRVVPISVGEKRVSSLRVRVHGRSSHASVPDDSDNPLRHAAEATQRLLDARAPAEPTPALERALAILSPGADGLEAAIEAARPLHPSLDSALPSTARMTVTPTGLATHEPSNVIPPYADVVCDVRALPHHDEDTVLGHVAAALEGVGFRWQVEFLEPLEGGTESSLDTPLYRAIEDWLAERLPGAALVPLVSSGFTDSHWVRDAWGTAAYGFAPVFATDQTDYARSMHGADEAIEIDDLAEMAAFNLAMIEALGDAR; encoded by the coding sequence TTGAGCGTCGCGGATGATCTGCGAGACGAGGTGGTCGAGCTCGCGCGGCGGCTGATCGCCGTCGACACCTCGAACCCACCGGGTGGCGAGACGCGCGCCGCCGAGCTGCTCGCCTCCTACCTGCGGGCGAACGGGATCGAGCCGGAGCTCTGCGGCCCCGACCCCGAGCGTCTCAACCTCGTCGCGCGGGTGCGGGGGCGCGACGAGGCGCCGTCGCTGCTCCTGATGGCCCACACCGACGTCGTCCCCGCTCCGCCCGAGAACTGGACCGTGGACCCCTTCGAAGGGGTCGTTCGCGACGGGAGGCTCGTCGGCCGCGGGGCCTGCGACATGAAGGGCGAGCTGGCCGCCCGCGCCGTCGCGCTGGCGGCGTGCGCGCGCAGAGGAGTGCCCCCGGCCGGTGACGTCGTGCTGATCGCCGAGGCCGACGAGGAGCGAAACACGGCCGAGGTCGGCATGTCGTGGCTCGTCCGCGGGCGCCCCGACCTTCGCGCCGACCTCGCGATCAACGAGGGCGGCGGCTCGCTGTATGAGCTCACCGACGGGCGCCGCGTCGTCCCGATCTCGGTCGGCGAGAAGCGCGTCTCCTCACTGCGCGTGCGCGTCCACGGCCGCTCGAGCCACGCCTCCGTGCCCGACGACTCCGACAACCCGCTGCGCCACGCCGCCGAGGCCACGCAGCGCCTGCTCGACGCGCGAGCCCCCGCCGAGCCGACGCCGGCGCTCGAGCGTGCCCTCGCGATCCTGAGCCCCGGGGCCGATGGCCTCGAGGCGGCGATCGAGGCGGCGCGACCCCTCCACCCGAGCCTCGACTCCGCGCTGCCCTCGACCGCGCGGATGACCGTCACCCCGACCGGGCTCGCGACCCACGAGCCATCGAACGTGATCCCGCCATACGCCGACGTGGTCTGCGACGTTCGCGCGCTGCCCCACCACGACGAGGACACCGTGCTCGGTCACGTCGCCGCGGCGCTCGAGGGCGTCGGCTTCCGCTGGCAGGTCGAGTTCCTCGAGCCGCTCGAGGGCGGCACCGAATCCTCGCTCGACACCCCGCTCTACCGCGCGATCGAGGACTGGCTCGCAGAGCGTCTCCCCGGCGCCGCGCTGGTCCCGCTCGTCAGCTCGGGGTTCACCGACTCGCACTGGGTCCGCGACGCGTGGGGCACCGCCGCATATGGCTTTGCGCCGGTGTTCGCCACGGATCAGACGGACTACGCGCGCTCGATGCACGGCGCCGACGAGGCGATCGAGATCGACGACCTCGCCGAGATGGCGGCGTTCAACCTGGCGATGATCGAGGCACTCGGCGACGCTCGCTGA